A segment of the Synechococcus sp. CBW1002 genome:
GGGCCAGATAGTCCACCATCCGGCGGCTGCCGCTGCAGGGATCCTCCAGGTAGAGAGCATCGATCCTGGCCATGATCCGCAGCGTCGATACACGGACCGGTGTCGGCCGGTAGTACAGCGTGGATCGAGGCAGCCCCAGCAGCGCACACTGCCTGCTGATGCTGAGCTCGGGGTGGTCGTGATCGACCAGCTTGCGCAGTTCACGGGCATCAGAGCAGTTGAGACTTTTTTTTGAGCCACTCCAGCTCCATCTGCAGCCGTCCGATCTGCTGGAACAGCTCCGCCTCCTTGGCCTGCCCCTCCTCCTTGTCCTTGGTCTTCTTGCCTCGGGTGAAGAGCTCGCTGGCACCGTCCAGGAGCTGCCGCTTCCACTGGCTCACCTGGATCGGGTGGATGGCGTGGTCGGCGGCGATCTCCTGGATCGTCTTGCGGCCACTGATCGCCTCCATGGCGACCCTGGCCTTGAACTCGGGGCTGTGGGTGCGGCGCTTGCTCATCGGTGGGAGCCCCTTTCAGGGGCGGTACCCCGCCTCAGAGGTTAACGATGGGGCCTGTCCAGAAAAGCCAGACCACCTCAATCTGCTGGAACAGCTCCGCCTCCTTGGCCTGCCCCTCCTCCTTGTCCTTGGTCTTCTTGCCTCGGGTGAAGAGCTCGCTGGCACCGTCCAGGAGCTGCCGCTTCCACTGGCTCACCTGGATCGGGTGGATGGCGTGGTCGGCGGCGATCTCCTGGATCGTCTTGCGGCCACTGATCGCCTCCATGGCGACCCTGGCCTTGAACTCGGGGCTGTGGGTGCGGCGCTTGCTCATCGGTGGGAGCCCCTTTCAGGGGCGGTACCCCGCCTCAGAGGTTAACGATGGGGCCTGTCCAGAAAAGCCAGACCACCTCAGTCAATCAAGTTGTGGTTCTGGCCTCAATCTCATGGCGAGAGGGCCAGTTTTCGTGTCGCCGCCTTGGTTTTGCCGGGCTGGGCCGGTGTTGCCGTTGATCGTGGCGGCCATGACGTCCGCGTCAATTACGTTGGCGGGTTGCTGGAATCCTTGGAAACCCTTGCGGCAGCTGCCTTCTGCCGGTAGCTCTCGCCCTTGATCCCGATGATGTGGCAGTGGTGCACCAACCGGTCCACCGCGGCCACGGTCATCGATCCGCTCGGGAAGATGTCGTCCCACTCCCGGAACGGCTGGTTGCTGGTCACCAGCAGGGATTTCCGCTCGTAGCGGTGGCAGATCAGCTCAAACAGCACCGAGGTCTCCAGTTCGCTGCGGCGCACGTAGGAGATGTCGTCGATCACCAGCAGGGCATAGCGATCGAGCTTCTGGAGCATCGCCGGCAGGTCGTAGGCCGCCTTGGCCTTCTGCAGCAGCTGCACCAGCGTGGTGGCCGGGAAGAAGCGGCAGGCCTGGTCCTGCGCCGCCATCGCCATCGTGATGGCAATGGCCAGGTGGGTCTTGCCCACACCGCTGGGACCAAACAGCAGCAGGTTCTCCGCCTGCAGGAGCCAGGTGGTCTGCCGCGTCAGGCCTTGGAGCTCCTGCCAGTGGTGGGGCTCGAGGTGCTGGTGGTCAAAGCCATCGAGACCTTTCTGCCACGGGAGATGGGCACCGCGCAGCAGGCGTTGCTGGCGGGCAATCTGCCGTTGTTCCAGTTCCTGCTCACAGAGGGCGTAGAGGAACTGGCCCGGGCTCCAGCCCTGGGCATCAGCCTGATCGGCCAGCGGCTGCCAGTGACTGCGGAAGCGCGCCAGTTTCAGCTGTTTGAGCAGGAGCGGCAGCGCCGCTTCCACCGCCGCAGAGCGCGGGCATGGGGACGAGGTGGTCATAGGTAGCCAGCAGGTGTTGGGGGATGGCGGGAT
Coding sequences within it:
- a CDS encoding transposase, whose product is MSKRRTHSPEFKARVAMEAISGRKTIQEIAADHAIHPIQVSQWKRQLLDGASELFTRGKKTKDKEEGQAKEAELFQQIGRLQMELEWLKKKSQLL
- a CDS encoding transposase codes for the protein MSKRRTHSPEFKARVAMEAISGRKTIQEIAADHAIHPIQVSQWKRQLLDGASELFTRGKKTKDKEEGQAKEAELFQQIEVVWLFWTGPIVNL
- the istB gene encoding IS21-like element helper ATPase IstB, whose translation is MEAALPLLLKQLKLARFRSHWQPLADQADAQGWSPGQFLYALCEQELEQRQIARQQRLLRGAHLPWQKGLDGFDHQHLEPHHWQELQGLTRQTTWLLQAENLLLFGPSGVGKTHLAIAITMAMAAQDQACRFFPATTLVQLLQKAKAAYDLPAMLQKLDRYALLVIDDISYVRRSELETSVLFELICHRYERKSLLVTSNQPFREWDDIFPSGSMTVAAVDRLVHHCHIIGIKGESYRQKAAAARVSKDSSNPPT